The segment TCCACTGTGTTACTGCCCGGGTAAAAGGGAGTGGCTTTTGCATTCATTGTTGATAAGGTGGTGGGTGATGAACTATCTGAGCCAATACTAGAAGCCAAGCTGGATGTTATACTGGAGGTAAAGCTGGATGCCAGAGGGTTCACCGCAGAGAATACAGTGTTTTGtgcctggagaaaaaaaaaacaggacaggtTACTTTTACGTTCTAACATTGTGACTGTTTTAGTCAcgatattaaataaataaatgcactttTTTGGAGGAAATTAAGCATTTTTTGCAAGGTTAAAGTACCTGTTTTTCTTGGTCCATCATTTTGTGATCCATCTGCCCCTTGTTCTtaatctgaaaatgtaaaaaattacacaaacacagacaatttTAATGACAAAACTCTAATTTTCACATCCAAAAAGCATTCCCTACTTTTTTGTTGCACTAAatcatcatttcatttcctCAACAAAGCTAACTGTGACTCTGTGTGGTGCTTTAGAGCAGCATTTACTTCTTATTATTGTAATGAAGTGTTAGTCTGTTAGCTTGTCTGCCTGTTATTCATACCTCCAGGGATAATTTAAACAAGTGACATTCATTTCTAACTACAGAATCAAACTCAGGATCATCATACAGAAACGTAAAGTGATCAAATGAAAATGACATGGCAAATAAAGAGTgataaaatcaatgaaagtgATTTCAAGTACATGACAGTGACACACTGAGCATAGAGGCTTTAGTTATCGGTCTCATCTGTTTGTAGTAAAGCTAAGCAGAGCTGTACGTGTACCTGATCCTCACGTTCAAAGCCCGGAGCTTTAGGATAGTTAGACGTCAGAGATGAGGCACTGGAAGTGGTGGACTCTGAACATAAACTACTGTTAGTTAAGGATTTGGGCCTGCAGATGGATCCCACAGGGGATAACAAACAGTCGCTTCCTGAGCTTGGCGTTACAGTTGAGCTATTTGAACATGAAACCTGAGAAAGAGAAGCGAATGTGatcttaatgaaaaacaaaagatgaaaacaattttttttaaatcaatatcgTGTGTCAACTTCCTGCCTCATGTTATGCATTGTGCATAGTGAGCGGGTGGTTATGTCAATCAGATTACCTTTAGAGTGAGACACTAAGTCTGGGTCCAGCTCATCTTGtcaccacctgctcactatacattatccctcactgAGAGTCTCTTTTGAGGAGCCAACTTTACATAACAAGCTATTTTGCTATTTCCTTAAATTAAATATTCAATGAGTGTTTGCCtctatccctttaaaacaatGTATGATATGTAaaactgttaaataaaatagTGGCAATGGcaaagtaaagaataaaaacatgatggaAGAGAACAATGGGAAAACTGTACACATGCTGACATGTAAATGATTGGTTTGATTCAACTTAATGTTCTACCTgtgatataaatctaaatgtttttttccagtttgtCTACATATAAAATCCAGCTTCAGTTGATTctgatacatttcaaatcaaagtCCCAACAAAGGCAACACATGAAACCTACACTTCCTATTTGTCCGTTGCTACTGCTTGCATTTGAGTTGGAGTTCCCTCCACTGCTCCACTCACTGACAGGACACTCTGAATACTGCTGAGAGCCCAGCTGTGACTGTGAACTGGACTGTATCACTGTTAGCAATGAGCTCATGGTCTCTTCTGTTGAGGGAATTCCTAAAAGCATGAAGAGGAAAGGGAATTAATCATCACATGAAGAGTAAATGAACAGGTAGATAACAGCAAGCATCTATTATTAAGAAGTTTAAGCTAATCAGGGCACATTTTCAAATCTGGGTAGACCTATAAAATAActtgaaatgtgtgtttaaaacatTTGAGCTAAAAATCTCCTATATCGCTAGTTCtaagcacagagagagaaataagagaAACGTTCACTTACTTTCTACATGTGCAAACGCACAAAACGGCCCCCTGGGACAGTATCCAGTTTGTCGCATATCATTGCATTTGGTAGATTTGTAGATctgagacaaagaaaacaatcacaatCCAATCAGATGCAAAGTTATGTCTGACTTCGGCAAAGCTGTGACGCTGCAAAGTCACTGAGGAAACAATCAAACCTAATCAATACCACTTCTCAAACTTGCAGCAATGTTTCACTTTGAAATAATGTGGTGTGATATAATAAGTGTTTTGGTGACAGGATGAGTGAGTCTATATGGCTATTTTGCTACTATTTCACTTCAAAGAAAACCTATATTACACCTGTTTATTCTAAGACACCATAAATCCACTCACCTCTGGGTGAAATTGCTGTTCAGTACGAGAGTGACAATACTGGCAACTGTCTCCACTGTCGCACTTCGAGGGCTCTCCCCATTCATCCCCATGTTTCACATTGGGACACGGGGTGGACCTGCATTCACAGAATCGGAACCTTTAAGTAACTGCAATCACATCtcttcattgtgttttattttcttgaacTTAACCTCCACTAAGTCTTACCTATACTTGTATTTCCTAGGATTCCGTCTCCGGTCTCTACTGTTGTGGTAGTGAGGGCAAGCGTAGCCTTGTCTGCATAGTCTTGGGGGCTTGGTGCACTGCTCTGTTTTATAGTTGGCTAGAACAAAATTGGTGTCTGCAAGATAAGAGCGAGGCATTCATGTTGTGTCACTTTTATCTTGCACAGGTGTAAGTGTGTTACTTTGCATTGCTGAAGCACTTTAACATGAGGTTGGGGGTAACTCACCTTGCCACCGGGGGTCTTCTGTGAGAGTTTTCTCAATCATAGCTTGGCTAGCTAACACACCCGGCTGCAGATCAGGAATACCTTCCCCAGACCCCAACTGTCCATTCTGAAGAGCCTCTTGTGCTTGGATCTCCCTGTGGAGAAAATGATGGTTAGTTTTATCCTGAATACTCAGAAAAAGTTGGAAAAAGATCCCTGACAAGGGAAAGGTCTTCAAAAAAATGAAGGAAGGGGTTCTTCCTGGACTCAGGAGGTTGTAAGTTGGAGATGTTCTTTGGATAGAGATACAAGCAGAAAACCAAGAAGAACTTCCAAGGCACTCTCTTCCAAGCGTTTCGGCATCAAGGCTTCATCAGGAAGtcaaacagtctgttttcttggTTTGCTAAGGACATGGTCTTGTTAGGAAAAATGTACTTGTGGTCTGAGAGAGTTACATGATTTGAAAAGGTCAAAGCCAAATTCACTGACCTCtctcaacagccaatcagcatccaatttcaacatttaacaggatatttatttcaaaagatgtctgaagtgtaagatttttaaatattacaatttttttttaaagattttaaaaaaaaagtaaacactaaattaaataaaagacacACTTAAGGGGGGCGTGTAACACCATTTTACTTTACAAGTTTCTAAATTTAACCCCTCACTTCACACAACGACCCTTTGTTTAAATTTTAATTGTCAGCTGACTTCCCCCAGGCTCTTTCAGCAGCATACAGCTCAAAAGAAGTCATGATAACCTCAAATCAAATGTTTGTATTTGCCTTTAATTCATTGACCCACGCCTTTAAAAGCTTTAAACAACCCAACTGTATCACAGTGGATCCATTAAACCCCAACAATAAAGATATTCTGCTTATGTTGTGTCTAATTTAGCCGTTTTGTTCGTTTCATTGTGAGTCTTGTGAGTGAAAAGCTTGGCAGGGAAAACAGAGGCCACTATTTGCTTTGTATGTCACCTGATATCATAGACTGGAGGTCGGAGATCATGTGGCCCGTGAGCAAACGCACAGTGGAGGCCATTCTTCACACAGTGCCCTCGAGCGTCTGTCTCATGGATGCAAGTACCCGTCTTGTAGTAACGGAGATGGTACTTGCGCTCTGTGTCACCAGTGGTCCGGTGTAAATAAGGACAGCTGAGGAAGCAAGAACACAAGAGTGAAATAATTCATCAGCTGATCTTCATAAAACATATAAACCAAGAATTATTGGCACAAGATTGTATAAATGCAGAAACAGCCCTTAGAAAATTTACATTAAATGCAGCAAAatcctgttttatttgtctgATCATCCTCCAAGATCAAGATGTAGCAAATCATATAACTGTGCAGGCTGCATGTCTCACATTACGCAGCTGTTTAAAGCATGAAATAGGCATCCACTGCACTGAATCTAACACAATGGTCCATCGTCCATCATTATAACACAGGGCTATTCATTCAGCTGCACACCTCTCTAATAATTGATAATATTGCTTTTTTTCCACCCATTTGCAATGCCTCAAGAAATGTATGTCCAATAAGCCTCTTCAAAAACCAATTTTCCATTTCTTGAGTAGCAACAGTTGCTATAGCAACACATAAGGTCATACAAAAATAGCAGCACatggcagaggaggagggtgaggacTGCTGTAGTTCATTTTCTATTAACATAataatctgtctttttttcagttCTAATTGAGACTCTGATACATGATGAGCTGTTTCTAGGTCACATATAATATAAGCTGTGGTTTAATATTCGTCCTGTTGTTGACATCTCGTGCAAGAATTGACAAATCAAAGTCCCTCTTCTGACGTGTGAAACTAACAGAGCCTTTAATGTCACTTATAAgaaaataccatagactgtgtccgtgatgtcacccatctgtccctgAGCACTgtattgaagccaatcgtcgatgggagccatattgataatgctgaactcaaccaggcatagtgtgaggtaaagaggcgggcttggAGCCTCCTATACAACAGCTAGTCCCTGGTTTTATGCatagtttttatctgaccttccctgctgcttttacttgtttttattcaactacAGTGTctttaacaagtgtctgcattttactgtttgttttttaaccctgtttttattcttactgcccttttattatgccctttagcactttgagatttgttccaaatgtaaagtgcgtgataaataaaatatattattataattatcattattgctCCCGCCtgccagtcaagtcagtcatgtccttaaatgtgcAAAACTCGTGTTTGTAATATCCTCTAGAAAAAATCCCCTGATGTAgccccaagctgttttttttttaactcagctgtaaacatgtttattaatactgtaaatatcatcttttttgaatcggTGTATAtatggtttccagtgtttctgcagccagcctcaaggagacgctcaatgaactgcagtttataacactttcgcatgggcttcatattttgagaccggaggttgccgattaaatctgctgttgttagtcgtgatataaacatcagttctgggAGAAATTTGGAATGTCAACACaatccctcccctctctgctgtcgtaacaccgcccacaaaagattgttgtgcttGATTTGAGGAAGTAGTGgtttcccagctaatcagggcgacgtagtggggcggccactcgaccaatcaggacagagggttggggagtagctctgattggtccgtgataacgggaacgaggggaataataacattgcttgatacaaaggcattggaaaacacagagattttgccataCTCTCaaaaaaaagttctgtttttttacaccattcctaccaacagcagctttaaaggaccACTATGGGCAGGAGACTTTTTTTAAGATACCATGAAATGTTGATGCAACAATCCACACAGAGTCATTTGCGTAAAATAACAGCATCAGACACATAATGTTGGAAAGAAACAAGAGACACTGACATttagtctttgttttcttcaaagAGAGTGGTTCAGTTATCATGCAAAGGGAAAGTTTGAACAGTAATGTCTGTCTGTaaacaacaaagagaataatattaataataataataataactgataggACTTATACAGCGCTTTTCTggatactcaaagtcgctttacagaaagtgcgaaaaataaataaaacacaacaaagacagaggtggggcaggaGTGGAAGTCAtgtgttgtaggcttttttgaacaggtaggtcttgaagtgttttttaaaggattGAAGAGAGTTAGAGTTTCTGATGTGtgaggggagagagttccagagagttggggcagcgataGCAAAGGCCCTTTCCCTGAATATgtggtgcttggtcttggtaaTATGGGAatggagattggcatctgatgatctgaggcggcgagatggggagtggcgtttgaggaaaTCGGTCAGGTATGAAGGGGTGAGATTATTAgattattgagggctttgttggtgatgagcaggatcttgaagtggattcagtgctgtatggggagccggtggaggtgctgaaggatgggtgtgatgtgagctctcTGGGTGAGTATCCAGGCAGCTGAGAGAATTGGTGTCTTACTAAAGGACCACTATGGGGAACAGAGGAAAGCCAGAGGAATAATAGATCAGCCTGGCCACATTCTCTTCTCTGACTTTTCTCTTATGCCCTCTGGGCGGTGCTATCATGCACCCCGAAGGAAAACAAATAAGTTATCTAACTCATTTATACCTTCAGCTATCATGCTGctaaatgctgagaggtaaaGTGGTGTGTCTTACTTCCTAATGCATTgtatttaatgtctttattgGTGATCCTGCTGATCTGTTGGCACTGACATGTGAATGGGAATGTGTTTTTCTATATGCTGCTGTGaattttttgcatttgtttgtttaaggCAGGGTAATCTAtaaactgaattgcccttcagggattaataaagtcgTCTGAACAGAGACATTTTTGAAGATGCCCTGAATGTTGATGCAACAACCTACACAAAGAGAATAACAGCATCAGACACATAATGCTGGAAAGAAACAAGAGACACTGACATttagtctttgttttcttcaaagATAGTGGTTCAGCTAATCCACATAAAGTGAAAGTTTAAACAGTAATGTCTGTCTGTAAGCCACAAAGAGAATGCATGCAACAATAAGTGCAGAGAGGAGGGGCCCTTTTAAGGCCCTGAGAGGGGGAATAAATGAAACATACTGTTCACAACACAGTCATCAAAAAGAACTACATTCTCCTTTGTAAGGAAATACACAACAAAATATCAGTCATTTTCTTCATTATGCGCTCATTAGTCTTCCGTAATATTCACTTCAGTGCTGGAAATGTATCactgcaaaacaaaagcaaaaacatgCTGTCCTACAGGAATTTCCTACAGTTTAGAcaataattcatttaaaaaataccagGGATACACCAAATTTTCGGCCgaaatggcccaaaagtgcatttttggttttcgtccgaaatacttttatcaccgaaacaacacggctgAAACAGAAttttgtgatgacgcaagcaaaaactgcggccagtacgcgcttgtctggataagggccaacatgtctgcattcattattcctttaattgcagcactaaagcgtctcttaagcaaagaggttgagatggaccacggagtgaaaacaatgaaaagtacactattagagtctgtcagcacatgtttcactgagatctattcggatcctctgcactccatcgtgactgtacttgatccgcgttggaaagatcattacttggatgttgGAATAAAGCAGAGcacacgagaaatgatccaggcagcgatggatgcggagaacccgcttggagacggagaagcgcacagaGCAGGAAGGACAACatagcagaaaaaaggactcgtctctctgaaccagatgaggggcatgcaccctcgttgtctgatatgttcaacgagatccttgattttagtgaggttagtacacagtcagagccataaatgcaattgTAGGGGAGACCAGGAGAGGTGTAAAAATTTTTGACATTcatgtctataactttgagctcttttaatccagtgtgttcaaactgctatacaaactagcttcaagtgtctgctaataaatggcctagaaaatgcctgtgcaacacaaacagaaaatgcatggcttaatctcaaatccaaggagtgaaatgttacaactgtcctcggtctccctactaataattggcataataatttatttcggtgtttcagttttcggccttggtttcctcattttcagttttggccaagaattttcatttcatccctaataataataatacttttatttatatagcatctttTGAAAACCACGGTTTACAAAGCGCTTCACAAagtgcacataaaaacaaacacaaagagtacTCTACAGCAGACAgactataaaattaaaattacacATTaggaagacaaacacaaaagaccCAAACAATGGTTCAACACCACAACCCAACGATAAGAACTGAAACCAAGGGACTAAGAAAATAAGATAATCTAGaatataaaaggaaagaaagaataaaaaggggCTACACGCAGTAAAAGGaataaagcattaaaagagGGATACAAGgaataaggtgaaataaaagcaaatcaGAGATTTTAAACAATCtctgatttgtttgtttatttatatactctaATTGCATATctaatgtttaatttattttgtgtaaagtgtcttagagaaacttttaaagcgcttttataaataaaatgtattattattattacaaagtCCTCAATATAGGTAAAGCATTTAAGgacatcagactgttgaacagtaacggaggccacagactgcaccacgctGACCACTTGACCCCCCCCCCTGAAacctttttaatactgcctgtaattacttctatttaatctaaattccattgtaacattgtatatttaaattgtattctagctttatttatctattttttttttttttttttttattaaattttattttattttacttattgaaacttcttcttgattgtacttatgtctgggttgctgtaacaactgaattcccccccctggggatcaataaagtaatatcttatcttataaaaattaaaggaaaatgaaatgggatataaagt is part of the Notolabrus celidotus isolate fNotCel1 chromosome 20, fNotCel1.pri, whole genome shotgun sequence genome and harbors:
- the unkl gene encoding RING finger protein unkempt homolog, which codes for MPSVSKTAANASPQTEKPTHYTYLKEFRTEQCPLFLQHKCTQHRPFTCFHWHFLNQRRRRPIRRRDGTFNYSPDVYCTKYDETTGICPDGDDCPYLHRTTGDTERKYHLRYYKTGTCIHETDARGHCVKNGLHCAFAHGPHDLRPPVYDIREIQAQEALQNGQLGSGEGIPDLQPGVLASQAMIEKTLTEDPRWQDTNFVLANYKTEQCTKPPRLCRQGYACPHYHNSRDRRRNPRKYKYRSTPCPNVKHGDEWGEPSKCDSGDSCQYCHSRTEQQFHPEIYKSTKCNDMRQTGYCPRGPFCAFAHVERIPSTEETMSSLLTVIQSSSQSQLGSQQYSECPVSEWSSGGNSNSNASSSNGQIGSVSCSNSSTVTPSSGSDCLLSPVGSICRPKSLTNSSLCSESTTSSASSLTSNYPKAPGFEREDQIKNKGQMDHKMMDQEKQAQNTVFSAVNPLASSFTSSITSSLASSIGSDSSSPTTLSTMNAKATPFYPGSNTVESVIGSALDLNFSDINVASLDKDLEEQDNSMGLASQRMLGSAPVNIPGSLARSSSFNSSSSLSTSPLSSLSQSLSQSLLSGAVSQQNHSSNMLAKQEHGMLGTPTSSSQNSLGLNGGASNIWDFVSGSFSPSPSPVFSSLTSSTDLARLFRELDEAKRKIKQWEEAWHQVKQACEACQKEAHEAKEQAKTAEAERQLAEHKWEETDRKLKDLQGDFDALCRTPGTPLLRSYGELEQLPLSKLHSIQSQLRNDLDLIDGVIYMLQSKKCIVCQKHDCSAALPTLCTM